The sequence GGAACTTTAACAAGTTCCTCCTCGACAGGAACGGCAAGGTCGTCGCAAGATTCGCGACGAAAGAACTGCCCGAAAGTGAAACCGTTGCCGCCGCCATCGAGAAACAACTGTAATACGCTTCCGAAATGTCCCGAATCCTCACGTTCCTCTTCCTGCTCGCCGCTATTGTTGTGCTCGTAGTCTGCGCCGTCTCGTATTGGGCCTACTCGGCCGTCAATTCGCCGCACCAGCACGACAAAGCAAACATTTACGTAAAGATCGAGAAAGGCTCGACGCCGCCCCAGATCGTCTCAAAACTGTTTTCCGAAGGCATTATCGCCAGCGAGATGGCCGCGAGCCTTTATCTGCGCTTATTCGCCGACGGCAGCAAACTGCAGGCAGGCGAGTATCTTTTCCCGTCGCCGATCTCGGTCGTACAGGTGTTCAAACAACTCGAGAAAGGCCAGGATCTGACGATCAAGCTGACCATTCCCGAAGGATTTACCAGATTTGATATCGCCAAGAGGATCGCGGAGCGGTTTCCGCAGACGCCGCCTGTCGATGACAAGGCCATCCTCGTGATGATGGACGACGTGACCCCGATCAAGGACATCTCACCGACGGCGCCCAACCTCGAAGGCTATATGTATCCGACGACCTACAGCTTCGCGCGCGACGCAAAGCCGCAGGACATCATCAAGGCAATGGTCGAGCAGTTTCGTAAGTTTTGGAAACCTGAATGGACGCAGCAGGCAAGATCGCTCGGCCGCACGCCGCAAGAGATCGTGACAATCGCTTCCCTGATCGAGACTGAGACGGGAGTCGAAGCCGAACGGCCGATCGTCGCCGGCATAATCAACAACCGACTGGCTAAGAACATCCCGCTCGGGATCGACCAGACCAATGTGTATATCGCCAAAATGCGTGGCAAATGGGACGGCACGATCAATAAGAGCGATCTGGAGGTCGATTCGCCCTACAACACGCGAATAAAGACGGGCATTCCGCCGGGGCCGATATCGTCTGTTACCGAGAGCTCTATCCGCGCAGCGTTGAATCCACAGCCAAACGATTATATCTTCTACGTCCGGAACGTTGAAGCAAATGACGGCTCGCACTGGTTCTACTCATCGGCAGCCGAGTTTGAAAAAGGCAAGGCAAAATATCAGCAGTGGCTAGAGGTGCAGCGTCAGGAAAAGCGGGCAGCAAACGCAAACCAATGATAAAACTGCTCGCCCTCGACCTCGACGGGACAACACTTAGCTCGGGCGGAGATATCTCTGGTCGAAACCGTGACGCCATTCGGGCCGCCGAGGCGGCCGGCGTGCTCGTGACGATCGCGACGGGCCGCCGCTTTCGCGACGCTCGGCCCATCGGCCTCGATCTCGGCCTGAACGCCCCGCTGATCACGCACAACGGAGCTCTGCTCAAATACGCCGATTCTCTCGACACGATACACTATTCGCTGTTGACGTCAGAAGCCAGTCGAGAGATCGTACGCGCCGGGAAACAGTTCGGCGGCGATGCACTCGTCAGCA is a genomic window of Chloracidobacterium sp. containing:
- the mltG gene encoding endolytic transglycosylase MltG; translated protein: MSRILTFLFLLAAIVVLVVCAVSYWAYSAVNSPHQHDKANIYVKIEKGSTPPQIVSKLFSEGIIASEMAASLYLRLFADGSKLQAGEYLFPSPISVVQVFKQLEKGQDLTIKLTIPEGFTRFDIAKRIAERFPQTPPVDDKAILVMMDDVTPIKDISPTAPNLEGYMYPTTYSFARDAKPQDIIKAMVEQFRKFWKPEWTQQARSLGRTPQEIVTIASLIETETGVEAERPIVAGIINNRLAKNIPLGIDQTNVYIAKMRGKWDGTINKSDLEVDSPYNTRIKTGIPPGPISSVTESSIRAALNPQPNDYIFYVRNVEANDGSHWFYSSAAEFEKGKAKYQQWLEVQRQEKRAANANQ